Proteins from one Pongo abelii isolate AG06213 chromosome 19, NHGRI_mPonAbe1-v2.0_pri, whole genome shotgun sequence genomic window:
- the ATXN7L3 gene encoding ataxin-7-like protein 3 isoform X8 yields the protein MKMEEMSLSGLDNSKLEAIAQEIYADLVEDSCLGFCFEVHRAVKCGYFFLDDTDPDSMKDFEIVDQPGLDIFGQVFNQWKSKECVCPNCSRSIAASRFAPHLEKCLGMGRNSSRIANRRIANSNNMNKSESDQEDNDDINDNDWSYGSEKKAKKRKSDKNPNSPRRSKSLKHKNGELSNSDPFKYNNSTGISYETLGPEELRSLLTTQCGVISEHTKKMCTRSLRCPQHTDEQRRTVRIYFLGPSAVLPEVESSLDNDSFDMTDSQALISRLQWDGSSDLSPSDSGSSKTSENQGWGLGTNSSESRKTKKKKSHLSLVGTASGLGSNKKKKPKPPAPPTPSIYDDIN from the exons atgaaaatggagGAAATGTCTTTGTCTGGCCTGGATAACAGCAAACTAGAG GCCATCGCTCAGGAGATATACGCGGACCTGGTCGAGGATTCTTGTTTGGGATTCTGCTTTGAGGTACACCGGGCTGTCAAGTGTGGCTACTTCTTCTTGGACGACACGGACCCTGATAGCATGAAGGATTTTG AGATCGTGGACCAGCCGGGGTTGGACATCTTTGGACAGGTTTTCAACCAGTGGAAGAGCAAGGAGTGTGTTTGCCCCAATTGCAGTCGCAGCATTGCCGCCTCCCGCTTTGCTCCCCATCTGGAGAAGTGCCTGGGAATGGGTCGGAACAGCAGCCGAATCGCCAACCGCCG GATTGCCAATAGCAACAATATGAATAAGTCTGAGAGTGACCAAGAGGATAATGATGACATCAATGACAACGATTGGTCCTATGGCTCGGAGAAGAAAG CCAAGAAGAGAAAGTCAGACAAG AACCCCAATTCCCCTCGAAGATCCAAgtctttaaaacacaaaaatg gggAACTTAGCAATTCGGATCCTTTTAAG TATAACAATTCAACTGGGATCAGCTATGAGACCCTGGGGCCGGAGGAGCTTCGCAGCCTGCTAACCACG CAATGTGGGGTGATTTCTGAACACACCAAGAAGATGTGCACAAG GTCCCTGCGCTGCCCACAGCACACAGATGAGCAGAGGCGAACCGTACGGATTTATTTTCTCGGGCCCTCGGC CGTCCTTCCAGAGGTCGAGAGCTCCCTGGATAATGACAGCTTTGACATGACTGACAGCCAGGCCCTGATCAGCCGGCTTCAGTGGGACGGCTCCTCTGACCTCTCACCCTCTGATTCGGGCTCCTCCAAGACGAGTGAAAATCAGGGATGGGGTCTAG GTACCAACAGCTCTGAGTCACGgaaaaccaagaaaaagaaatcccatcTGAGCCTGGTAGGGACTGCCTCCGGCCTAGGTTCCAACAAGAAGAAGAAGCCAAAGCCACCGGCACCCCCGACGCCCAGCATCTATGATGACATCAACTGA
- the ATXN7L3 gene encoding ataxin-7-like protein 3 isoform X7, with protein MKMEEMSLSGLDNSKLEAIAQEIYADLVEDSCLGFCFEVHRAVKCGYFFLDDTDPDSMKDFEIVDQPGLDIFGQVFNQWKSKECVCPNCSRSIAASRFAPHLEKCLGMGRNSSRIANRRIANSNNMNKSESDQEDNDDINDNDWSYGSEKKAKKRKSDKLWYLPFQNPNSPRRSKSLKHKNGELSNSDPFKYNNSTGISYETLGPEELRSLLTTQCGVISEHTKKMCTRSLRCPQHTDEQRRTVRIYFLGPSAVLPEVESSLDNDSFDMTDSQALISRLQWDGSSDLSPSDSGSSKTSENQGWGLGTNSSESRKTKKKKSHLSLVGTASGLGSNKKKKPKPPAPPTPSIYDDIN; from the exons atgaaaatggagGAAATGTCTTTGTCTGGCCTGGATAACAGCAAACTAGAG GCCATCGCTCAGGAGATATACGCGGACCTGGTCGAGGATTCTTGTTTGGGATTCTGCTTTGAGGTACACCGGGCTGTCAAGTGTGGCTACTTCTTCTTGGACGACACGGACCCTGATAGCATGAAGGATTTTG AGATCGTGGACCAGCCGGGGTTGGACATCTTTGGACAGGTTTTCAACCAGTGGAAGAGCAAGGAGTGTGTTTGCCCCAATTGCAGTCGCAGCATTGCCGCCTCCCGCTTTGCTCCCCATCTGGAGAAGTGCCTGGGAATGGGTCGGAACAGCAGCCGAATCGCCAACCGCCG GATTGCCAATAGCAACAATATGAATAAGTCTGAGAGTGACCAAGAGGATAATGATGACATCAATGACAACGATTGGTCCTATGGCTCGGAGAAGAAAG CCAAGAAGAGAAAGTCAGACAAG CTATGGTATCTCCCATTCCAGAACCCCAATTCCCCTCGAAGATCCAAgtctttaaaacacaaaaatg gggAACTTAGCAATTCGGATCCTTTTAAG TATAACAATTCAACTGGGATCAGCTATGAGACCCTGGGGCCGGAGGAGCTTCGCAGCCTGCTAACCACG CAATGTGGGGTGATTTCTGAACACACCAAGAAGATGTGCACAAG GTCCCTGCGCTGCCCACAGCACACAGATGAGCAGAGGCGAACCGTACGGATTTATTTTCTCGGGCCCTCGGC CGTCCTTCCAGAGGTCGAGAGCTCCCTGGATAATGACAGCTTTGACATGACTGACAGCCAGGCCCTGATCAGCCGGCTTCAGTGGGACGGCTCCTCTGACCTCTCACCCTCTGATTCGGGCTCCTCCAAGACGAGTGAAAATCAGGGATGGGGTCTAG GTACCAACAGCTCTGAGTCACGgaaaaccaagaaaaagaaatcccatcTGAGCCTGGTAGGGACTGCCTCCGGCCTAGGTTCCAACAAGAAGAAGAAGCCAAAGCCACCGGCACCCCCGACGCCCAGCATCTATGATGACATCAACTGA
- the ATXN7L3 gene encoding ataxin-7-like protein 3 isoform X3, with amino-acid sequence MKMEEMSLSGLDNSKLEAIAQEIYADLVEDSCLGFCFEVHRAVKCGYFFLDDTDPDSMKDFEIVDQPGLDIFGQVFNQWKSKECVCPNCSRSIAASRFAPHLEKCLGMGRNSSRIANRRIANSNNMNKSESDQEDNDDINDNDWSYGSEKKAKKRKSDKLWYLPFQNPNSPRRSKSLKHKNGFSVCTSASNTLPLLFSSSGELSNSDPFKYNNSTGISYETLGPEELRSLLTTQCGVISEHTKKMCTRSLRCPQHTDEQRRTVRIYFLGPSAVLPEVESSLDNDSFDMTDSQALISRLQWDGSSDLSPSDSGSSKTSENQGWGLGTNSSESRKTKKKKSHLSLVGTASGLGSNKKKKPKPPAPPTPSIYDDIN; translated from the exons atgaaaatggagGAAATGTCTTTGTCTGGCCTGGATAACAGCAAACTAGAG GCCATCGCTCAGGAGATATACGCGGACCTGGTCGAGGATTCTTGTTTGGGATTCTGCTTTGAGGTACACCGGGCTGTCAAGTGTGGCTACTTCTTCTTGGACGACACGGACCCTGATAGCATGAAGGATTTTG AGATCGTGGACCAGCCGGGGTTGGACATCTTTGGACAGGTTTTCAACCAGTGGAAGAGCAAGGAGTGTGTTTGCCCCAATTGCAGTCGCAGCATTGCCGCCTCCCGCTTTGCTCCCCATCTGGAGAAGTGCCTGGGAATGGGTCGGAACAGCAGCCGAATCGCCAACCGCCG GATTGCCAATAGCAACAATATGAATAAGTCTGAGAGTGACCAAGAGGATAATGATGACATCAATGACAACGATTGGTCCTATGGCTCGGAGAAGAAAG CCAAGAAGAGAAAGTCAGACAAG CTATGGTATCTCCCATTCCAGAACCCCAATTCCCCTCGAAGATCCAAgtctttaaaacacaaaaatg GGTTCTCTGTCTGTACCTCTGCATCAAACACCCttccccttcttttttcttcttcaggggAACTTAGCAATTCGGATCCTTTTAAG TATAACAATTCAACTGGGATCAGCTATGAGACCCTGGGGCCGGAGGAGCTTCGCAGCCTGCTAACCACG CAATGTGGGGTGATTTCTGAACACACCAAGAAGATGTGCACAAG GTCCCTGCGCTGCCCACAGCACACAGATGAGCAGAGGCGAACCGTACGGATTTATTTTCTCGGGCCCTCGGC CGTCCTTCCAGAGGTCGAGAGCTCCCTGGATAATGACAGCTTTGACATGACTGACAGCCAGGCCCTGATCAGCCGGCTTCAGTGGGACGGCTCCTCTGACCTCTCACCCTCTGATTCGGGCTCCTCCAAGACGAGTGAAAATCAGGGATGGGGTCTAG GTACCAACAGCTCTGAGTCACGgaaaaccaagaaaaagaaatcccatcTGAGCCTGGTAGGGACTGCCTCCGGCCTAGGTTCCAACAAGAAGAAGAAGCCAAAGCCACCGGCACCCCCGACGCCCAGCATCTATGATGACATCAACTGA
- the ATXN7L3 gene encoding ataxin-7-like protein 3 isoform X5, with protein sequence MKMEEMSLSGLDNSKLEMFSPGAQAIAQEIYADLVEDSCLGFCFEVHRAVKCGYFFLDDTDPDSMKDFEIVDQPGLDIFGQVFNQWKSKECVCPNCSRSIAASRFAPHLEKCLGMGRNSSRIANRRIANSNNMNKSESDQEDNDDINDNDWSYGSEKKAKKRKSDKLWYLPFQNPNSPRRSKSLKHKNGELSNSDPFKYNNSTGISYETLGPEELRSLLTTQCGVISEHTKKMCTRSLRCPQHTDEQRRTVRIYFLGPSAVLPEVESSLDNDSFDMTDSQALISRLQWDGSSDLSPSDSGSSKTSENQGWGLGTNSSESRKTKKKKSHLSLVGTASGLGSNKKKKPKPPAPPTPSIYDDIN encoded by the exons atgaaaatggagGAAATGTCTTTGTCTGGCCTGGATAACAGCAAACTAGAG ATGTTCTCCCCTGGGGCCCAGGCCATCGCTCAGGAGATATACGCGGACCTGGTCGAGGATTCTTGTTTGGGATTCTGCTTTGAGGTACACCGGGCTGTCAAGTGTGGCTACTTCTTCTTGGACGACACGGACCCTGATAGCATGAAGGATTTTG AGATCGTGGACCAGCCGGGGTTGGACATCTTTGGACAGGTTTTCAACCAGTGGAAGAGCAAGGAGTGTGTTTGCCCCAATTGCAGTCGCAGCATTGCCGCCTCCCGCTTTGCTCCCCATCTGGAGAAGTGCCTGGGAATGGGTCGGAACAGCAGCCGAATCGCCAACCGCCG GATTGCCAATAGCAACAATATGAATAAGTCTGAGAGTGACCAAGAGGATAATGATGACATCAATGACAACGATTGGTCCTATGGCTCGGAGAAGAAAG CCAAGAAGAGAAAGTCAGACAAG CTATGGTATCTCCCATTCCAGAACCCCAATTCCCCTCGAAGATCCAAgtctttaaaacacaaaaatg gggAACTTAGCAATTCGGATCCTTTTAAG TATAACAATTCAACTGGGATCAGCTATGAGACCCTGGGGCCGGAGGAGCTTCGCAGCCTGCTAACCACG CAATGTGGGGTGATTTCTGAACACACCAAGAAGATGTGCACAAG GTCCCTGCGCTGCCCACAGCACACAGATGAGCAGAGGCGAACCGTACGGATTTATTTTCTCGGGCCCTCGGC CGTCCTTCCAGAGGTCGAGAGCTCCCTGGATAATGACAGCTTTGACATGACTGACAGCCAGGCCCTGATCAGCCGGCTTCAGTGGGACGGCTCCTCTGACCTCTCACCCTCTGATTCGGGCTCCTCCAAGACGAGTGAAAATCAGGGATGGGGTCTAG GTACCAACAGCTCTGAGTCACGgaaaaccaagaaaaagaaatcccatcTGAGCCTGGTAGGGACTGCCTCCGGCCTAGGTTCCAACAAGAAGAAGAAGCCAAAGCCACCGGCACCCCCGACGCCCAGCATCTATGATGACATCAACTGA
- the ATXN7L3 gene encoding ataxin-7-like protein 3 isoform X1, which translates to MKMEEMSLSGLDNSKLEMFSPGAQAIAQEIYADLVEDSCLGFCFEVHRAVKCGYFFLDDTDPDSMKDFEIVDQPGLDIFGQVFNQWKSKECVCPNCSRSIAASRFAPHLEKCLGMGRNSSRIANRRIANSNNMNKSESDQEDNDDINDNDWSYGSEKKAKKRKSDKLWYLPFQNPNSPRRSKSLKHKNGFSVCTSASNTLPLLFSSSGELSNSDPFKYNNSTGISYETLGPEELRSLLTTQCGVISEHTKKMCTRSLRCPQHTDEQRRTVRIYFLGPSAVLPEVESSLDNDSFDMTDSQALISRLQWDGSSDLSPSDSGSSKTSENQGWGLGTNSSESRKTKKKKSHLSLVGTASGLGSNKKKKPKPPAPPTPSIYDDIN; encoded by the exons atgaaaatggagGAAATGTCTTTGTCTGGCCTGGATAACAGCAAACTAGAG ATGTTCTCCCCTGGGGCCCAGGCCATCGCTCAGGAGATATACGCGGACCTGGTCGAGGATTCTTGTTTGGGATTCTGCTTTGAGGTACACCGGGCTGTCAAGTGTGGCTACTTCTTCTTGGACGACACGGACCCTGATAGCATGAAGGATTTTG AGATCGTGGACCAGCCGGGGTTGGACATCTTTGGACAGGTTTTCAACCAGTGGAAGAGCAAGGAGTGTGTTTGCCCCAATTGCAGTCGCAGCATTGCCGCCTCCCGCTTTGCTCCCCATCTGGAGAAGTGCCTGGGAATGGGTCGGAACAGCAGCCGAATCGCCAACCGCCG GATTGCCAATAGCAACAATATGAATAAGTCTGAGAGTGACCAAGAGGATAATGATGACATCAATGACAACGATTGGTCCTATGGCTCGGAGAAGAAAG CCAAGAAGAGAAAGTCAGACAAG CTATGGTATCTCCCATTCCAGAACCCCAATTCCCCTCGAAGATCCAAgtctttaaaacacaaaaatg GGTTCTCTGTCTGTACCTCTGCATCAAACACCCttccccttcttttttcttcttcaggggAACTTAGCAATTCGGATCCTTTTAAG TATAACAATTCAACTGGGATCAGCTATGAGACCCTGGGGCCGGAGGAGCTTCGCAGCCTGCTAACCACG CAATGTGGGGTGATTTCTGAACACACCAAGAAGATGTGCACAAG GTCCCTGCGCTGCCCACAGCACACAGATGAGCAGAGGCGAACCGTACGGATTTATTTTCTCGGGCCCTCGGC CGTCCTTCCAGAGGTCGAGAGCTCCCTGGATAATGACAGCTTTGACATGACTGACAGCCAGGCCCTGATCAGCCGGCTTCAGTGGGACGGCTCCTCTGACCTCTCACCCTCTGATTCGGGCTCCTCCAAGACGAGTGAAAATCAGGGATGGGGTCTAG GTACCAACAGCTCTGAGTCACGgaaaaccaagaaaaagaaatcccatcTGAGCCTGGTAGGGACTGCCTCCGGCCTAGGTTCCAACAAGAAGAAGAAGCCAAAGCCACCGGCACCCCCGACGCCCAGCATCTATGATGACATCAACTGA
- the ATXN7L3 gene encoding ataxin-7-like protein 3 isoform X6, whose product MKMEEMSLSGLDNSKLEMFSPGAQAIAQEIYADLVEDSCLGFCFEVHRAVKCGYFFLDDTDPDSMKDFEIVDQPGLDIFGQVFNQWKSKECVCPNCSRSIAASRFAPHLEKCLGMGRNSSRIANRRIANSNNMNKSESDQEDNDDINDNDWSYGSEKKAKKRKSDKNPNSPRRSKSLKHKNGELSNSDPFKYNNSTGISYETLGPEELRSLLTTQCGVISEHTKKMCTRSLRCPQHTDEQRRTVRIYFLGPSAVLPEVESSLDNDSFDMTDSQALISRLQWDGSSDLSPSDSGSSKTSENQGWGLGTNSSESRKTKKKKSHLSLVGTASGLGSNKKKKPKPPAPPTPSIYDDIN is encoded by the exons atgaaaatggagGAAATGTCTTTGTCTGGCCTGGATAACAGCAAACTAGAG ATGTTCTCCCCTGGGGCCCAGGCCATCGCTCAGGAGATATACGCGGACCTGGTCGAGGATTCTTGTTTGGGATTCTGCTTTGAGGTACACCGGGCTGTCAAGTGTGGCTACTTCTTCTTGGACGACACGGACCCTGATAGCATGAAGGATTTTG AGATCGTGGACCAGCCGGGGTTGGACATCTTTGGACAGGTTTTCAACCAGTGGAAGAGCAAGGAGTGTGTTTGCCCCAATTGCAGTCGCAGCATTGCCGCCTCCCGCTTTGCTCCCCATCTGGAGAAGTGCCTGGGAATGGGTCGGAACAGCAGCCGAATCGCCAACCGCCG GATTGCCAATAGCAACAATATGAATAAGTCTGAGAGTGACCAAGAGGATAATGATGACATCAATGACAACGATTGGTCCTATGGCTCGGAGAAGAAAG CCAAGAAGAGAAAGTCAGACAAG AACCCCAATTCCCCTCGAAGATCCAAgtctttaaaacacaaaaatg gggAACTTAGCAATTCGGATCCTTTTAAG TATAACAATTCAACTGGGATCAGCTATGAGACCCTGGGGCCGGAGGAGCTTCGCAGCCTGCTAACCACG CAATGTGGGGTGATTTCTGAACACACCAAGAAGATGTGCACAAG GTCCCTGCGCTGCCCACAGCACACAGATGAGCAGAGGCGAACCGTACGGATTTATTTTCTCGGGCCCTCGGC CGTCCTTCCAGAGGTCGAGAGCTCCCTGGATAATGACAGCTTTGACATGACTGACAGCCAGGCCCTGATCAGCCGGCTTCAGTGGGACGGCTCCTCTGACCTCTCACCCTCTGATTCGGGCTCCTCCAAGACGAGTGAAAATCAGGGATGGGGTCTAG GTACCAACAGCTCTGAGTCACGgaaaaccaagaaaaagaaatcccatcTGAGCCTGGTAGGGACTGCCTCCGGCCTAGGTTCCAACAAGAAGAAGAAGCCAAAGCCACCGGCACCCCCGACGCCCAGCATCTATGATGACATCAACTGA
- the ATXN7L3 gene encoding ataxin-7-like protein 3 isoform X2 produces the protein MKMEEMSLSGLDNSKLEMFSPGAQAIAQEIYADLVEDSCLGFCFEVHRAVKCGYFFLDDTDPDSMKDFEIVDQPGLDIFGQVFNQWKSKECVCPNCSRSIAASRFAPHLEKCLGMGRNSSRIANRRIANSNNMNKSESDQEDNDDINDNDWSYGSEKKAKKRKSDKNPNSPRRSKSLKHKNGFSVCTSASNTLPLLFSSSGELSNSDPFKYNNSTGISYETLGPEELRSLLTTQCGVISEHTKKMCTRSLRCPQHTDEQRRTVRIYFLGPSAVLPEVESSLDNDSFDMTDSQALISRLQWDGSSDLSPSDSGSSKTSENQGWGLGTNSSESRKTKKKKSHLSLVGTASGLGSNKKKKPKPPAPPTPSIYDDIN, from the exons atgaaaatggagGAAATGTCTTTGTCTGGCCTGGATAACAGCAAACTAGAG ATGTTCTCCCCTGGGGCCCAGGCCATCGCTCAGGAGATATACGCGGACCTGGTCGAGGATTCTTGTTTGGGATTCTGCTTTGAGGTACACCGGGCTGTCAAGTGTGGCTACTTCTTCTTGGACGACACGGACCCTGATAGCATGAAGGATTTTG AGATCGTGGACCAGCCGGGGTTGGACATCTTTGGACAGGTTTTCAACCAGTGGAAGAGCAAGGAGTGTGTTTGCCCCAATTGCAGTCGCAGCATTGCCGCCTCCCGCTTTGCTCCCCATCTGGAGAAGTGCCTGGGAATGGGTCGGAACAGCAGCCGAATCGCCAACCGCCG GATTGCCAATAGCAACAATATGAATAAGTCTGAGAGTGACCAAGAGGATAATGATGACATCAATGACAACGATTGGTCCTATGGCTCGGAGAAGAAAG CCAAGAAGAGAAAGTCAGACAAG AACCCCAATTCCCCTCGAAGATCCAAgtctttaaaacacaaaaatg GGTTCTCTGTCTGTACCTCTGCATCAAACACCCttccccttcttttttcttcttcaggggAACTTAGCAATTCGGATCCTTTTAAG TATAACAATTCAACTGGGATCAGCTATGAGACCCTGGGGCCGGAGGAGCTTCGCAGCCTGCTAACCACG CAATGTGGGGTGATTTCTGAACACACCAAGAAGATGTGCACAAG GTCCCTGCGCTGCCCACAGCACACAGATGAGCAGAGGCGAACCGTACGGATTTATTTTCTCGGGCCCTCGGC CGTCCTTCCAGAGGTCGAGAGCTCCCTGGATAATGACAGCTTTGACATGACTGACAGCCAGGCCCTGATCAGCCGGCTTCAGTGGGACGGCTCCTCTGACCTCTCACCCTCTGATTCGGGCTCCTCCAAGACGAGTGAAAATCAGGGATGGGGTCTAG GTACCAACAGCTCTGAGTCACGgaaaaccaagaaaaagaaatcccatcTGAGCCTGGTAGGGACTGCCTCCGGCCTAGGTTCCAACAAGAAGAAGAAGCCAAAGCCACCGGCACCCCCGACGCCCAGCATCTATGATGACATCAACTGA
- the ATXN7L3 gene encoding ataxin-7-like protein 3 isoform X4 gives MKMEEMSLSGLDNSKLEAIAQEIYADLVEDSCLGFCFEVHRAVKCGYFFLDDTDPDSMKDFEIVDQPGLDIFGQVFNQWKSKECVCPNCSRSIAASRFAPHLEKCLGMGRNSSRIANRRIANSNNMNKSESDQEDNDDINDNDWSYGSEKKAKKRKSDKNPNSPRRSKSLKHKNGFSVCTSASNTLPLLFSSSGELSNSDPFKYNNSTGISYETLGPEELRSLLTTQCGVISEHTKKMCTRSLRCPQHTDEQRRTVRIYFLGPSAVLPEVESSLDNDSFDMTDSQALISRLQWDGSSDLSPSDSGSSKTSENQGWGLGTNSSESRKTKKKKSHLSLVGTASGLGSNKKKKPKPPAPPTPSIYDDIN, from the exons atgaaaatggagGAAATGTCTTTGTCTGGCCTGGATAACAGCAAACTAGAG GCCATCGCTCAGGAGATATACGCGGACCTGGTCGAGGATTCTTGTTTGGGATTCTGCTTTGAGGTACACCGGGCTGTCAAGTGTGGCTACTTCTTCTTGGACGACACGGACCCTGATAGCATGAAGGATTTTG AGATCGTGGACCAGCCGGGGTTGGACATCTTTGGACAGGTTTTCAACCAGTGGAAGAGCAAGGAGTGTGTTTGCCCCAATTGCAGTCGCAGCATTGCCGCCTCCCGCTTTGCTCCCCATCTGGAGAAGTGCCTGGGAATGGGTCGGAACAGCAGCCGAATCGCCAACCGCCG GATTGCCAATAGCAACAATATGAATAAGTCTGAGAGTGACCAAGAGGATAATGATGACATCAATGACAACGATTGGTCCTATGGCTCGGAGAAGAAAG CCAAGAAGAGAAAGTCAGACAAG AACCCCAATTCCCCTCGAAGATCCAAgtctttaaaacacaaaaatg GGTTCTCTGTCTGTACCTCTGCATCAAACACCCttccccttcttttttcttcttcaggggAACTTAGCAATTCGGATCCTTTTAAG TATAACAATTCAACTGGGATCAGCTATGAGACCCTGGGGCCGGAGGAGCTTCGCAGCCTGCTAACCACG CAATGTGGGGTGATTTCTGAACACACCAAGAAGATGTGCACAAG GTCCCTGCGCTGCCCACAGCACACAGATGAGCAGAGGCGAACCGTACGGATTTATTTTCTCGGGCCCTCGGC CGTCCTTCCAGAGGTCGAGAGCTCCCTGGATAATGACAGCTTTGACATGACTGACAGCCAGGCCCTGATCAGCCGGCTTCAGTGGGACGGCTCCTCTGACCTCTCACCCTCTGATTCGGGCTCCTCCAAGACGAGTGAAAATCAGGGATGGGGTCTAG GTACCAACAGCTCTGAGTCACGgaaaaccaagaaaaagaaatcccatcTGAGCCTGGTAGGGACTGCCTCCGGCCTAGGTTCCAACAAGAAGAAGAAGCCAAAGCCACCGGCACCCCCGACGCCCAGCATCTATGATGACATCAACTGA